CAGCAGATGTTCACAACAATGccaaaactgtatttcttttacagaaaaagtcTGATGTTTACTCAGTCGAGATTTACGGGACAAAAGATCTAGAAAAAACAGAGATTGGAGATGAAGAGGAGAAGTACAAAGACTTaaaaggcaacaagaaaaaaaagaagacagaagacCTTAAGAAAGAACTGGACCTGGTGAGTGTGGCTAAGCTCCCGCCAGACCTGGTAGGACAGCCTCTGGAACGAAATCTGGTGAAGGCGAGCGAAACGCAGATGCACTATCATTTTAACAGAGCCAAGCTGCACCAAAAACCCTAGCACAGGGAAGGATTAACTTCCTCATGCTCCTGAAATGtgccagaaaaaaagttgtGCAAGATTAATACTTACAATGAAAGAATGATTCTGGCTTAATTAAGCCCCCAATGGTACAGAACATCATCTCCCTAAAGAGGAGTTATTTGCCACATGGAGTAACTGTAATCAGTATTTCTCCTGTGAACTGCCACTTGCACAGTCAGCCAGGAAACAGGGAAGGGTAGAAGCACAACATTTTGTTCCAGGGATCTAAAAGCATGCCTCAGTTATAAGCAcagggtggtggttttttttttttttttttccccaaactagCTGCCCTGTACTTCAAGGACAGTACACTGAACTCAAGAAACCTGTATTTTACTTCTGGCTTGCTACTGACCTGTTGACTGATCTTGGAAAAGTTGCTTCCCCTCTAGACACTCAGTTTCCCAATCTGAAAAATGAATCTGAAAAATATAGTGACcttttttctgaactgctttGAGAACAACTCAAAGGAGATGCTATTTATGGGCTACATAGTACTTAAATGGTAAGGAAACCCCCAAACTGGCCATCAGTTTACCCACTGTGTTTCCAGATCTACCCAGTACTAAGTAAATAATTCGCAGTGTATCTTACCCTTGCCACCGGGGCACATATGATTACTCTCATGTTTCTAATGAGAAACCAAAGCACAGGCAAGTTCACTGACACATTCAAGTACCAGTGAATCATCCTGTGAAAACTATTGTGAGAGCTCTCAAACCCTTGGCTTCTAAATCTCAGTTTGAGACCAGATATAATAGGGTCAGTGATACCACAGAGGTGCCActgcagggaaaagagaagagctTTGAGATTTCCCTCTCCCACACCCTTTTTACCTGTGGTTAGaacctgctgcttctttctacCAGACTGTGGCGAATGATTTCACACACCGTACCTTGTCCATCAAGTGCAAAGATTGTTCATACATATTCTGACACCACGCTCTCTCTTCTATTAATATATTTCCTATGGCACTGAATGCTTGAGTCCTGTAGCATGTAAAGAGgaactatttatttaaaagaagcaCAGACATTTGTTGCAGGCAGTATTAACATGAAAACACCATTCTGTCCTTGTGACGGATTTGCTGGAGGAGGGAGCTATTTACAAAAGTACTCTTAAAAATCGAAAAGGAAATAGCATCTTCCACTGGAAGATATTTTACTTATCCATATGCAAATTGCATATTGTCTATTGAGGAAAGCGGGATGTCATACTAACCACTGGATCCCTGCTCCAAGATCCAGGTAGTTTGAACAGTCACTGGATCCTGAAATAAAGATTTcaatactgacatttttctcacgatcatcttctctttcttttggaaTCCAGGATGACCACAAACTCAGCACTTCAGAACTGGAGGAAAAGTACGGTACGAGCATCAACAAAGTAAGTCCATAAGGCATCACCAAGAAACCACCTTAATTAGTTGCCTTAGGTTGCCTCTGGCTTAGCCAAAGCTTCCTagaggcagcaggaaggcaTCCCCATCAACAGACGTACGTGCGGACACAAGCATTCACGCTCCCAATAAAGCCTAAACCAACAAGTCAACATGCAGCACTGACCTGGATTTAAACCGGAGTTTCTCTCAAGCCTGAAGAAGTCTAAGCTAccattttgaaatcaaaatcCTTGTACAAAACATGACCTCAAAGTTTGCACCAGGACCTCAGCTTTTCTCAAATTTTTACCTGCTATTTTGATTTCACTACAGCTAGTTTTTCACCAGCAGTGCCTGTAACCATTTATAGTAAAAGAGTGCACTGGAAATGATTTTACCTTGAAGGAAACACTAGATTTAAGAAACTATGCACCCGAGTCCCTTCGACACCTAACACTCGAATATCAAAGCACTGCAATGTGGCCAGAGTACAGACACGAATTTCATGACACCCATGAACTACAAATATCTTGGTGGaaatgcagaaacagcagcaaaagaacTGATGTCTCTTTCCCCCCAGCTTTCCAAACGCTTAGTACAGGTATACTTGATAGATACCTGACAAAATGGAAACTCCTAACGGACACCGCCCCAAATTCAATGCTCCAgtacagaaaatacttgtttcttcGTAACAGATAATTAAGTGTGACCACTTTGAAATCAGAACGCCTGGAAATCAAAGGTGCAGGCTactgcagctgagctgtgatGCAACATTTAAGATAAAAACAGCATGTGAATTTTGTTCTCagttgagataaaaaaaaataatctggttttCTGTGAATTCATTTTAAAGCTGTCATTTACTTTTGCAGGGTCTCTCTAGTGCAAGAGCAGCAGAGATTTTGGCTCGGGATGGTCCCaactccctctctcctcccaaaGCCACCCCTGAAATCATTAAGTTCCTCAAGCAGATGGTGGGAGGGTTTTCCATCCTCTTATGGATAGGAGCTGTCTTCTCCTGGATTTCCTTTGGCATTCAGCTTGCACAGGGAGCTGAATCACCCTTTGACAATGTAAGTAGTTGAATAACCACAGAGTATTTGACCCTTTGACAatctaaataatttaaatactaCTTCACAGTTATTCAGTAACTACAAGGAGGCCTTATACTTTTTCAGGACTCTCCCTCCACTGCTGAACAGTTCTGATAAATGCACAAATACCTGACATACCACTTCCGTCTAAGAGTGCCTATCCAAAGGTTTTATAACCACTATACGTAATTGTAAGAATTGAGTACTCATAAGAGCGATACTAAGTCCACAAAGAACTCCGGAGTCTTTTGACTCCGACTCCCTTATGATTTGAGTTACACTCTGCTAGTAATATAATTTGTCTGGGTTTGTGTCAGGTGTAGTTTAGAGAAGGCTTTTAGAGAGATGGAAAACTTGCTGTTAGAAACCCTTTTCATACTCAAAAAgcttaatttatatatatatatatatatttactcaTTAGCAAGGGAAAACTTGGAAGTTCTTTTCTTAAGCCAACTTTTAACCTGACCAATACCTTATTTATGATTTATTCTAACGGAGGAATTACTGAGCGTGACTTACATTAACTGGATTATGTCTTTTATTGATTAGCTCTACCTTGGAGTAGTCCTGGCACTGGTCGTTATACTCACTGGTATCTTTGCTTACTATCAAGAAGCCAAAAGCACAAACATCATGGCCAGCTTCAGTAAAATGATTCCACAGGTGAGAACCACCCACTGCCTTTGAAACAGAAGTTCATTCTAATATTGCACCTCAAAGTGTCAAAAGCGCAATAAAGCCCAACTCGAACATACTTCTTGGTAGGAGGTTTAGAAGAAGACACAATGCTGATTGTTGTCACATTTATGTCTTTCAGCAAGCTCTTGTCATCAGAGATGCAGAAAAGAAGGAACTGCCTGCAAACCAGCTGGTGGTTGGGGATGTCGTGGAAATAAAGGGTGGAGATAGGATCCCAGCGGATATTCGTCTGATCTTTACTCAGGGTTGTAAGGTAAATAGTACTTTGAAGAACatgggaaaagaggaagaacatGGTTTAGAGACTTTTATTACATATAGAGAATTTCTGTGCACCCACTGAGTTATTAGAGCTTTAATTAGACAGAATCTAATCAAATCACAGAGTGCATAGAGTGCAGAAGTTACACCGTGATGCTCAGCTCATCTGAGACTACCATCCCCACTCCCTGGATGTCAAAGGAAGCCTTTTGGTCCATACCATGTTCTAACAATGCTCTTTGTCAGGACAGAGGCAGGAGCACCAATCCAGTATTAAGCGTTTCCACAGACCTGGAGGCAGATCTTCAAAAGACGGCTGCTTTCAGCCTGCTACTGAAAATCCCACCAACAGACACACAGCGCTGACTGAATCCCCACAGGAACAGTTTCTCTCAGTGACAATGGCAACTCTCCCAGAGAAAAGGCACCCAGAGATGATGGTCCTGTTGCCCATTAGTAGACGTGCTGCCGCCTTGCCTTCTGGGCGAGATGTAACTGCATATTGCTAACTTTAATGTGGGCATGTCTTCATTTCATTAAAGGTGGACAATTCTTCACTCACAGGGGAATCAGAACCACAGTCTCGTTCCTGCGAGTTCACCCATGATAATCCCTTGGAGACCAAGAACATCGCGTTCTACTCCACCACCTGCGTGGAAGGTGCGTACAAAGAGAGGGGACCCCAGGAACGGCACCTGCAGACAGTGCTGCACGATACTGCTAACTCATGCTAAGCAATTCTGCTTCAAGTAATTCCAGAAAGGTTTAATGGCTCACAAGAAACTCCTGTCCCAAGCACACCAAAATAAAGCCTTAAGCACTAGGCTGGTCACACTTGGTATCAACCAGTGAGATGTGTCTTAACACCTAGTCTAGTTATGGGTGCAACAATCAATTTTTTGCTTCCTTGTGGTCTTCCCATTACATTCTTTAGGAATATCAAATTGCAGATGCCTCTAAGTACTTGTGGATGCTTCTGCGTTAGGGCTCTGCACACATAAAGGTGTTGCTCCTGTTCTCAGCACTAAAAGCTACGTGTGCCATACCTGACTGACCATCTGCTACGAGGCTGTACAGTGCCCAGGATAATGCTACATTCCTACGGCAGTGCAATCAAAGATGACTAATTAATGAAAATAGTTTACATCTTTCGTGACCGACAGAGCTGTAAGATTTTTAAGGGCAATAATGTAATTCTGGGGTGAAGTCTCAGGCATCTTAAAGCTAAGGAGGGTGTCAATTGATCAGTACTGGGTACAGAAGATAGGAGTAGCCTCTCCTGGAGCTGACAGTCTTATTTCCTTGCAGGCACTGCTACTGGCATTGTAATCAACACTGGGGATCGCACAATCATCGGGCGAATCGCCTCTCTGGCATCAGGAGTAGGAAACGAGAAAACACCCATTGCTATTGAGATAGAACACTTTGTCTACCTGGTGGCAGGAGTGGCCATTTCCATTGGTGTTCTCTTCTTCATTATATCTGTTTCTATGCGATACAAGATTCTGGATTCCATCATCTTTCTAATTGGCATCATTGTGGCAAATGTGCCAGAGGGACTGCTAGCCACAGTAACGGTAAGTCTGTGTGAGAATTTGGTGGTTGCCACTGTAATCCTTCAGTCATTACCACGATTCATTCTGagacagctctgctgaaatTTGTAGAAGTCATTTTGGGTGATGTCATGAGTATTAGAGCACAGAACAAGAAAGTGGCCGAAATgcctttcacacacacaaataacTCCATTACAATGCCACACTAACCAGTGAAGAACAGTTACCTATTAAGTGACTTGGCTGAGCTGAGTCTGAAAtaggggtgggttttttttccatgaaactgAAAGGATAAACGTTTCATTTGGGAATTCTGGCATCACTGAGCCATTAATCTTAAAAGTTGCAACTTGAAGAAATAAGGCCCTCCAAGTACTGTTCTCCCTCAATTGCTAACCAGTAGAAGGATATGACTCATTTCCCCACAACCTGTTCCTATTTGGAAATGAGGATATTGCACCCTAAAAGTTGCATGAAAATTCCGCTTACTAACACAAACAAGGCATCACTAAAATCCCTGGCTGAGAAGCAGCACACCCGCTGAGCCCTGCTAGCTCTGAAGTACACCAACAATGAACATCCAGCAGGACTGCAATAATGAAGAGGATAATTTCAGGATTCATTAAGTTGATGATTAggagctccccccccccccccccccccgtatgTTCTTCCATCTAAAACAGCCTCTTAACTGATATGACACTCACATCTCCATCAGCAGGAAAGCAGGTTCCTCTCAGCAGCAAATGTACTCGTGCTAGTTACAGCCAAACCTCTGACCTTAACAactctattaaaaaagaaagaaaaaaaaatatgcactgCAGTCAGccaaaagataattttgaaaaaatgttctcttcctaaaaaaaaacccaaaaaaaccaaacccaaaccaaacccaaacaaaaaccctagCAGAAGTATGTAACCTCATTGAATCGTTTTGTAACTGTACCTCACTGACAGCGAGCTGAACTGACTTTACTTCTGCCAGGTGAGTCTGTCCCTGACAGCCAAGCGGATGGCCAAGAAGAACTGTTTGGTGAAGAACTTGGAAGCTGTAGAAACACTCGGTTCCACTTCCATCATCTGTTCTGACAAGACAGGGACCCTCACACAAAACAGGATGACTGTTGCTCACCTCTGGTTTGATAATCAGATCTACTCAGCTGACACCAGTGAGGATCAAACAGGTAAATATGGCAACGGGCCATATGGGCAGGGGCAACTGCTTGATTAAAGCTGTGGTGTTTCATACCCACCAGCTTTCAAACGGGAATGCCTTTTGGTAGCTAAACCAGGTATCTTCCTTCCATGCAGAAGTGTAGTGTGCAACAGCGAAGTCCCTTCTTAGCCATGTAGAGATgtgaaaaaaggaattaatatttGAACTCCACTCACAGAAAGTAAGTCTGTGAGCTTCTAATCCAGAGCCTTTTGCTGACCGTAAATCTAGTAGGGAAACAAATAGATAAACATAATCTAAGCAGCTTTGCCAGAACTGCTAACCAAGAGATGTCAAGGTTTGTGTCAAGTTGCTTTTCCCTAACAGAACCTCTCAAAAGAACCATTTTCTTCCGCAAATAGTTCAATCTTGTTTCAAACTTAAGCTGCTACTTCTATCACGTAATATGCTCAAGGATGCAAtgtgtcttttgctttctttcagccCAGCCTTTTGATCAAAGTTCTCCATCATGGACAGCATTATCAAAAATTGTAACTCTCTGCAACCGGGCAGAATTCAGACCAGGACAGGAGAATCTCCCAATAATGAAGGTACCGCCTACGTCACATCAGcttatttctcttcctctgaaaGAGCAATACCTATGAGTTGTTCTCTCTGGTTTTAGTAATCTCCTCCATCTTACTGAAGACAATCTTCTAAGTTACTATTTATAGTAGTATTATTGCTATACACTcacaaaaagacagaaaaaaacccccacacagACAAGAACAACTGCCCCTATAAGGAAAAAGGCAATTCGAGTACCGAGAATTTCTACACTAGTAATTACTACACTATTaatacaacaaaacagaaaaggtaaaCATGCCTTAATTAACGTCTTCACACATGACTGCTGAAGGTAGCAAATTCTGGCAACGAGACTACCAGAACAAATCCCTTATTTCTACTGTTTACTCCATCAATGTTTTCCTCAAAGTCATTTGATTTTGTGCACCCGTACGTGCCTGCTGCTACCCCAGAACTGCACTACAAAGCTGCTACACAAACCTGAAAATGATTGCAAATCTGCTTTCGCAGAATCAAATGCTGATTTCATCTGGGTGCTGTAGCTTAGGTCTAGCAGCAAGTGCAAAATAGATGTCCCAATTACTGTAATAATTTTTGAGGACAGCTTGAAAATAGCAATGTAGATTCATTGCTGCTTAAGCATAGGACATGTTATAGAATCACGCAAGCTTCTCCTGATGGAAGCGCAGAAGTATGTTTGCTCTAAACGGTTTCTTCTTTTGTGCATACAGAGAGTTGTGGTAGGTGATGCCTCTGagacagctctgctgaaatTTGCAGAAGTCATTTTGGGTGATGTCATGAGTATTAGAGCACAGAACAAGAAAGTGGCTGAAATTCCTTTCAACTCTACCAACAAATTCCAGGTGTGTTCCGTTTTTGGAAATTATGTCAGATTGTTTCCAACTTAAACTGTTTCTATCACTGGGTCTAATGCAACGATTTGTAACCTGGAAGTCTTAGTGGGATAATTCAATGACAGAGGAAAATTAAACTGTAATAAATATAGTTCATTTCACTTAATGGAATGTACGATATTCTCATGGGAAAGTAGAAACATCATTTCCATGCAAAGTGaccaaaactaaaaccaaatgAGGATCACGTATGCTCTTTCAAATCATTTCACATTTGTGGTGCACAGCTTTCCATTCATGAGACTGATGATCCCAACGACAAACGCTTCCTGCTGGTGATGAAAGGTGCCCCAGAGAGGATTTTGGAAAGATGTAGCACCATCATGATCAACGGCAAAGAAGAACCACTAGACAGTGAAAAGGCAGAAGCTTTCCAAACAGCATACATGGAGCTGGGGGGCATGGGAGAGAGAGTGCTGGGTGAGTCCAACTAGAGGGACTATGACAGAATGGTGGTGTGAAGTGAGCTTTAAATCTTGGTACAACCCAGTGTGTCTGGACTGCATTCCTCTTGCagtagagaggaaaaaaggaaagcatacAGCCTCCTAAGCAGAGTGTTAAAACCACACCGATGTGCTGCAAGATCCCTGCGGCAGGGATGCCCTTACCAGGCTATACTGATGTCATCTGCCACATGGAGCAGCCAAAAATCTCCATAAGGAGtccacaaaggaaaacactCTTCTGTGCTGGCAGTATCGCTAGCTTTGCCCCATGAAACACTGACTCTGGGTGGACCTTGATATGAAGGTTACAATggcaggtgaaaaaaaaatcctccagaaAAAGCTAACTGTTAAACGCACTGGAGTTCTGTGGACAAGAACAAAGCTGATGCAATACAGCAAGCTCTTCTCTTTCCCCCACTGCTTCCTGCACATCACATCAACCTAAGTTTCCTTTCAGGTTTCTGCCATTTGTACCTGCCTGAAAACGAGTTTCCAGACACCTACCCATTTGACACAGATTCCATGAACTTCCCAACCAACAACCTGTGCTTTGTGGGGCTCTTATCAATGATTGACCCACCGCGTTCCACAGTGCCGGACGCCGTCTCAAAATGCCGCAGTGCTGGGATCAAGGTAGGGaatttacaatgaaaaatatgGTGATTCTACAGAAAGAATCAATATAACTTTTAAGATCTTCCATCAGGATGTCATTAAGTATCTTTCTAGCAACAACTACCAGGAATCTAAGTGTTCATTAATAACATTCTACAACTGGAACTTAAAGAAATGACCTGAAAGCCCTGAGAGTCAGAACAGTTTAATTTAAGTGGAATCACATTATAGGAAGTGCATGGAACCCCAAAACTGGAAATCCAAATTCGGAAAAGCTCAGATACTGTCTTATCAGATCCATTTCTAGAGTACAGAAACTGTGCCAGCTAGAATGACTTGCTTGTAAACAGAGTAAAGATAACAGAAACAATTATTGAGAAGGCATTAGGGCGCAGGGCTACACCTGTTATGAACTTTTATGCACAGGAATTACTAATCTCAAAAGTGTTCGAGTTGAACCCGAAGGAGTAATTCTCCTAACTTCACTCCCAGGGCACCCACAAGCAAACCTGCAGAGAGGCAATCTAGCTAAATAaaggaaaatctgtatttagAATTAGTGATCTCAGATGAGATGAATCCCAAGTCCCAACCTTGAGGAAGCTTTTTGTAGTCTGAAGGCAGATGTGGCAACTGGCAacttttcttcaagaaaaacaagaaaaaaacatcttacCTGTCAGGACACCTCAGTCACAAGGATCCATTTTAAGATACAATATTCTAACTAACAAGCCTTTGAGTATAGCCAATATAATTTCTTATATAAAGGCTTCTTTATTCTGCACTATTCCAACCTTGCTGCCTGTGACAAGTTCTTCCTTTACAACCCTGATAAAATAGCAGCAATCACAAGAGGTAGAGACCAGACGTCAATCCAGCACTAAGTAATTAAGAGTCATAATCTGTCGTTGTTGTGTACATAGCACAGCTTTTCACGTTCAGATTCTAAACCGCTTCCTGGTCTACAAGAGTAAATATTTCCCCTTATCTCGCTCCAGCCATTACACACACATTTGTCACTCATGCTGAGCGCTTGTCCCTTCCTCAGGTTATCATGGTCACTGGCGACCATCCAATCACGGCCAAGGCCATTGCCAAGAGCGTCGGTATCATTTCAGCCACCAGCGAGACCGTGGAAGATATCGCCAAGCGCCTCAACATTCCTGTTGAGCAAGTCAACAGACGGTAAGAGCAAAGAGAGCGCAGGGGATACGTATgggtttgctttctgaaagctgcACCTCACCGTCTCCCTCCACAAGGCTCTTACAGCCCCTACGTACATCGCagctcctttctgcttttctgtttcttgccaCGTTCCCAGCCATTATGTCCATCCAACATGTCACTTCTACCTAAATAACTACACGTCCAGGTCAGTGGCTCTCACCTTTGCTGCCCCTTGAAAGAACACCGAGCAGATTACACTCTGCAGATCACGCTGGAGTTTGCTGTCACAGCCCATCTGAcaaaacacacagaggaaaggCACAATTCAGAATCACGCGACCTAAGGACCCTCAGGGTCCAAATTCTTCTTCCACCCATTAAACGTGAGAGAAATAACATCACAAGAGAAAGATAAAAGCTCTTCACAGCCCAGATGCCTTCCTTCTCCACTCTCCCACCCTCCCACCAAGTGtcctctttctctgctgttacGCTTGCCGGGGAGGAAGCCTCAGCTCCCCGCTCTGTATCTAGGTAACTGGCATCCACTGCATTTCTGCGGCGCCTCTCATTCAACACCTGCTGATTAACAACAAACACTTCCGAAATTAACTCAATTTGCTGCTTTCCTTACTGTCAAGCCACATGCATCCTCTGAGCGCACTATTTTTATCTAAGCCTTTTGATGTGAAAATTCACCCAGCCTTCCCCCGGCCCTTACAGAGAAGCCACGGCAGCAGTGGTTAATGGGATGGAGCTGAAGGATATGAgcttgcagcagctggatgAAATCTTGTGTAACCACTCCGAGATAGTCTTTGCTCGGACATCGCCCCAACAGAAACTGATTATAGTTGAAGGCTGTCAAAGGCAGGTAAGAAGTGTAAAGGGTTATGCGCAGATATGGCCACAGGGCATTCACGAGGCAGTAGCTTTCCACAGAGGACATCCCCGAGGTGAGAGGATGGAAGCCAATCTCCAGTGCTCTCTAAGCTCTGTTTATATTCTTTTCGCTGTGCCAGAACATTATCTAACATTGCTGCAAACACTGCCTGGATGGAATCCAAGATACTCAAATTCCTGTTACAGACTCTGAACTCCCATTGACAGGACGAGCTTCTCCCCAGTTTAACTGGCTTGGAGCTGTACCGAGGGTTTGTCTTTTGCGTGTCATTCTGAGAAGCTGCTGCGCTGTGCAGAAAGCCTCCTGGGCAGAGACTGTACACTTTGGGAAGGAGCCTTCCCTCAGGAATTCTTTAAACCCAGATAAAAGCAACACATTACCACATCTTTTCATCTCTTGTGGCCATTTAGACCTATGCAATTCCTGCCCACAGGAAcatttagaaggaaaataaggTATGAATCCCACAAAATACCATAGCGTGATTTATGCAGGACCAAGCCTTACCTATGTTACTTTCAAAGATTGTAAAACAACccacagaaagcaggatttCAAGAGAGTTTGTCCCATCCACATGCAAAATTATGTAATGAAGCATGGAGTGCAGCCAGCACAagaggcagaagggaaagaaatgacaTGTATAGAGCTCTGAAAAAGATGCAAATAGTCATATCAAAGGATTCTGCCCTCAGATATGACATCCTCCGAGTAGACGCTGCAAACTGAAAACCACACTACTGCCATGCCTGAACTTTGCAGAGGAGGAGATGCAgcacaaaacattattttatttttgtaattatgcCAGAGCTAAGCTTTCCCATCAGAATTATCAGCTTTTTGGGTTTAAGCCTGAAATgctttcaggaaagcaaaaaagaagaagaaaaaagtataaaatcttTCAATTTCACccctctcattttctttttgaatagcCTTTGGCAGATAGGGGGTAAATATATTCTGTGCTGCTTAGATACCCACACTCCTAGCAGATTTGGCTCTTcataaagaatgaaaaggaataCCCTGCCCCCCTCAACTCCAGCCAGCCAGTCTACATGCTATGTTTAGTACTTAGAGCTTATAAGCCCTTCTGTACATGGCATTATTTATAGGGAGTGACACTGTGCTAAATCCCCACAGGGACAGGACATTCAGTATTTCTATTAATCAGTTTGTCaggctttttccccccttggAACACTCTGTATTGCTATCAAGCCACAAACTTTTGCATCAGCTAGAACAGGACCTTTAGCTGCAGTAGATGGTTTCACTGGAAGAGAACAAAGAAGGTGAGTTGAATAATCAGAGTTTTCCATCTTTTGGATTACTAGCACAATTCTAGCATAGACTGGCAGAGACTAGAAGTTGTTGGGGTAAGATAAGAAAGGTCCCTAACTGAATAGTTAC
This DNA window, taken from Falco cherrug isolate bFalChe1 chromosome 17, bFalChe1.pri, whole genome shotgun sequence, encodes the following:
- the ATP12A gene encoding potassium-transporting ATPase alpha chain 2, which gives rise to MVKKKSDVYSVEIYGTKDLEKTEIGDEEEKYKDLKGNKKKKKTEDLKKELDLDDHKLSTSELEEKYGTSINKGLSSARAAEILARDGPNSLSPPKATPEIIKFLKQMVGGFSILLWIGAVFSWISFGIQLAQGAESPFDNLYLGVVLALVVILTGIFAYYQEAKSTNIMASFSKMIPQQALVIRDAEKKELPANQLVVGDVVEIKGGDRIPADIRLIFTQGCKVDNSSLTGESEPQSRSCEFTHDNPLETKNIAFYSTTCVEGTATGIVINTGDRTIIGRIASLASGVGNEKTPIAIEIEHFVYLVAGVAISIGVLFFIISVSMRYKILDSIIFLIGIIVANVPEGLLATVTVSLSLTAKRMAKKNCLVKNLEAVETLGSTSIICSDKTGTLTQNRMTVAHLWFDNQIYSADTSEDQTAQPFDQSSPSWTALSKIVTLCNRAEFRPGQENLPIMKRVVVGDASETALLKFAEVILGDVMSIRAQNKKVAEIPFNSTNKFQLSIHETDDPNDKRFLLVMKGAPERILERCSTIMINGKEEPLDSEKAEAFQTAYMELGGMGERVLGFCHLYLPENEFPDTYPFDTDSMNFPTNNLCFVGLLSMIDPPRSTVPDAVSKCRSAGIKVIMVTGDHPITAKAIAKSVGIISATSETVEDIAKRLNIPVEQVNRREATAAVVNGMELKDMSLQQLDEILCNHSEIVFARTSPQQKLIIVEGCQRQGAVVAVTGDGVNDSPALKKADIGIAMGIAGSDAAKNAADMVLLDDNFASIVTGVEEGRLIFDNLKKTIAYTLTKNIAELCPFLIYIIASIPMPIGTITILFIDLGTDIIPSVALAYEKAESDIMNRRPRNKRKDRLVNEQLAIYSYLQIGIMQSVGAFVTYFTVYAEQGFLPYTLLGVRVDWENNAINDFEDSYGQQWTKYQRMYLQWTGYTAFFVSITIQQVADLIIRKTRRNSIFQQGLFRNKVIWVGIFSQIGIALILTYGLGHVTALNFTPLRFQYWFVAVPFAILIWVHDEVRKLLIRRYPGSWWDKNMYY